A part of Caretta caretta isolate rCarCar2 chromosome 1, rCarCar1.hap1, whole genome shotgun sequence genomic DNA contains:
- the LOC125623212 gene encoding histone H2A-like, with amino-acid sequence MSETESESESEHSGETSNAKEAKAKITRSSRAGLLFSVSRIDRLLRKGQFADRIGAGAPVYMAAVLQYLTHEIVDIAGEVAARSKKRRISPRHLQLAIHSDSELKKLLGGVTISQGGVLPLNQPVVLPSKKRNGRRAIKRRIAPAPVPVK; translated from the coding sequence ATGTCTGAGACTGAGTCTGAGTCTGAGTCTGAGCACTCTGGTGAGACCTCAAATGCAAAGGAGGCTAAGGCCAAAATCACCCGCTCTTCCCGGGCTGGGCTGCTGTTCTCTGTCAGTCGCATAGACAGGCTGCTTCGCAAAGGACAGTTTGCAGACCGTATTGGAGCTGGAGCCCCGGTATATATGGCCGCGGTGCTTCAATACCTGACTCACGAAATTGTGGATATTGCTGGAGAAGTTGCTGCCCGCAGCAAGAAGCGTCGGATTTCCCCACGGCACTTGCAGCTGGCCATTCACAGTGACTCAGAGCTCAAGAAACTACTGGGAGGTGTCACCATCTCTCAGGGCGGGGTCCTGCCCTTAAATCAGCCTGTGGTTTTACCTTCCAAGAAGAGGAATGGCAGGAGAGCCATCAAGAGAAGGATTGCCCCTGCTCCTGTCCCTGTTAAGTGA